GCTTGAGGAGGGGGGATTGAGCAGGGAGCTCATCTGCTTTAAGGTTGCCGACGAAATTGTTGAGGGCAAGTTTGGAGAAATGCCTAAGGAGGAGGCAATTGACAAAGCCGTCAGAACCGCCGTTGCGATAATGACCGAAGGTGTTGTGGCTGCACCAATTGAGGGCATTGCGAGGGTTAGAATCGACAGGGAGAACTTCCTTCGGGTTTACTATGCAGGCCCGATCAGAAGCGCTGGTGGGACGGCTCAGGTTATTTCCGTTCTTGTTGCTGATTATGTGAGGAGAAAGGCCGAAATTGGCAGGTACGTGCCTACAGAGGAGGAAATTCTGAGGTACTGTGAGGAGATTCCCCTTTACAAAAAGGTTGCAAACCTTCAGTACCTCCCGAGCGATGAGGAAATCAGGCTTATCGTTTCTAACTGTCCGATATGCATCGACGGTGAGCCGACGGAAAGTGCCGAGGTTTCCGGCTACAGGAATCTGCCGAGGGTGGAGACGAACAGAGTTAGGGGAGGAATGGCACTCGTTATTGCGGAGGGGATTGCGCTAAAGGCTCCAAAGCTTAAGAAGATGGTCGATGAGGTTGGCATAGAGGGCTGGGAGTGGCTCGATGCGTTGATTAAGGGGGGAGGGGATAGCGGTAGTGAGGAGGAGAAGGCAGTAATCAAGCCGAAGGACAAGTATCTTTCCGATATTGTTGCTGGAAGACCAGTCCTTAGCCATCCGTCCAGAAAGGGCGGATTCAGGCTCCGCTACGGAAGGGCGAGAAACTCAGGCTTCGCCACCGTCGGAGTAAACCCCGCAACGATGTACCTTCTCGAGTTTGTTGCTGTCGGCACGCAGCTTAAGGTTGAGAGACCCGGAAAGGCCGGAGGTGTTGTGCCGGTCTCGACCATTGAGGGTCCGACCGTCAGGCTCAAAAACGGGGATGTGGTTAAAATCAACACTCTGAGCGAGGCGAAGGCTTTAAAGGGGGAAGTTGCGGCAATTCTCGACCTCGGGGAAATTCTGATTAACTACGGCGATTTTCTTGAGAACAACCACCCCCTGATTCCCGCATCCTACACATACGAGTGGTGGATTCAGGAGGCTGAAAAGGCCGGTTTGAGGGGGGACTACAGAAAGATAAGCGAAGAGGAGGCTTTAAAGCTGTGCGACGAGTTCCACGTGCCGCTGCATCCGGATTACACCTACTTGTGGCACGACATAAGCGTTGAGGATTACAGGTATCTGCGAAACTTCGTCTCGGACAATGGGAAAATAGAGGGGAAGCACGGAAAGAGCGTGCTGCTCCTACCCTACGATTCCAGAGTAAAGGAGATTTTGGAAGCTCTGCTTCTGGAGCACAAGGTCAGGGAGTCCTTCATCGTTATAGAAACCTGGAGGGCCTTCATCAGGTGCCTCGGGCTGGATGAGAAGCTCTCAAAGGTTTCGGAAGTTTCTGGAAAGGATGTTCTTGAAATCGTGAACGGCATTTCTGGAATAAAGGTAAGGCCGAAAGCCCTGTCGAGGATAGGGGCGAGGATGGGAAGGCCAGAAAAGGCCAAGGAAAGGAAGATGAGCCCTCCCCCTCACATTCTTTTCCCCGTCGGCATGGCGGGAGGGAACACGAGAGACATAAAGAACGCAATAAACTACACAAAGAGCTACAACGCGAAAAAAGGCGAAATAGAGGTGGAGATTGCAATCAGGAAGTGCCCGCAATGCGGAAAGGAGACCTTCTGGCTCAAGTGCGACGTTTGTGGTGAGCTTACAGAGCAGCTCTACTACTGCCCGTCCTGCAGGATGAAGAACACCTCAAGCGTCTGCGAGAGCTGTGGCAGAGAGTGTGAGGGGTACATGAAGAGAAAGGTTGACCTCAGGGAGCTTTACGAGGAGGCAATAGCAAACCTCGGCGAATACGACTCCTTTGATACGATAAAAGGAGTGAAGGGAATGACATCCAAAACGAAAATTCCAGAGAGACTCGAAAAGGGGATACTGAGGGTCAAGCACGGCGTTTTTGTGTTCAAAGATGGTACGGCAAGGTTCGACGCAACGGACCTTCCGATAACGCACTTCAAACCAGCGGAAATTGGTGTAAGCGTTGAGAAGCTGAGGGAGCTTGGTTACGAGAGGGACTACAAGGGAGCGGAGCTGAAAAATGAGAACCAGATTGTTGAGCTCAAACCGCAGGATGTGATACTGCCGAAGAGTGGAGCGGAGTACCTGCTCAGGGTGGCGAACTTCATAGACGATTTGCTGGTTAAGTTTTACAAAATGGAACCCTTTTACAACGCTAAAAGCGTTGAAGACCTCATCGGACACCTGGTTATAGGACTCGCTCCCCACACC
The nucleotide sequence above comes from Archaeoglobus fulgidus DSM 4304. Encoded proteins:
- the polC gene encoding DNA polymerase II large subunit; amino-acid sequence: MDATLDRFFPLFESESNEDFWRIEEIRRYHESLMVELDRIYRIAEAARKKGLDPELSVEIPIAKNMAERVEKLMNLQGLAKRIMELEEGGLSRELICFKVADEIVEGKFGEMPKEEAIDKAVRTAVAIMTEGVVAAPIEGIARVRIDRENFLRVYYAGPIRSAGGTAQVISVLVADYVRRKAEIGRYVPTEEEILRYCEEIPLYKKVANLQYLPSDEEIRLIVSNCPICIDGEPTESAEVSGYRNLPRVETNRVRGGMALVIAEGIALKAPKLKKMVDEVGIEGWEWLDALIKGGGDSGSEEEKAVIKPKDKYLSDIVAGRPVLSHPSRKGGFRLRYGRARNSGFATVGVNPATMYLLEFVAVGTQLKVERPGKAGGVVPVSTIEGPTVRLKNGDVVKINTLSEAKALKGEVAAILDLGEILINYGDFLENNHPLIPASYTYEWWIQEAEKAGLRGDYRKISEEEALKLCDEFHVPLHPDYTYLWHDISVEDYRYLRNFVSDNGKIEGKHGKSVLLLPYDSRVKEILEALLLEHKVRESFIVIETWRAFIRCLGLDEKLSKVSEVSGKDVLEIVNGISGIKVRPKALSRIGARMGRPEKAKERKMSPPPHILFPVGMAGGNTRDIKNAINYTKSYNAKKGEIEVEIAIRKCPQCGKETFWLKCDVCGELTEQLYYCPSCRMKNTSSVCESCGRECEGYMKRKVDLRELYEEAIANLGEYDSFDTIKGVKGMTSKTKIPERLEKGILRVKHGVFVFKDGTARFDATDLPITHFKPAEIGVSVEKLRELGYERDYKGAELKNENQIVELKPQDVILPKSGAEYLLRVANFIDDLLVKFYKMEPFYNAKSVEDLIGHLVIGLAPHTSAGVLGRIIGFSDVLAGYAHPYFHAAKRRNCDGDEDCFMLLLDGLLNFSRKFLPDKRGGQMDAPLVLTAIVDPREVDKEVHNMDIVERYPLEFYEATMRFASPKEMEDYVEKVKDRLKDESRFCGLFFTHDTENIAAGVKESAYKSLKTMQDKVYRQMELARMIVAVDEHDVAERVINVHFLPDIIGNLRAFSRQEFRCTRCNTKYRRIPLVGKCLKCGNKLTLTVHSSSIMKYLELSKFLCENFNVSSYTKQRLMLLEQEIKSMFENGTEKQVSISDFV